The Nostoc sp. PCC 7120 = FACHB-418 genome has a window encoding:
- a CDS encoding linolenate 9R-lipoxygenase, producing MDLNTYLKLLNLLDSESQKIMLELQAMFSAAGLALRGRGTHTDGIIVKGNLTVLHSSDVPSHSLFTPGKKYDVIFRHANIVGGAKDDALINGRGSAIRIGNIGDDLSKPRLLDLVLNTGEVFGLPTARLYHQFFGSDFHQKSDMLASGSLRRYAVEAALRNPDSFTELYYHTQLCYEWVDSKKKSRYARFRLLNPNQSTEGGLLDDSVEIGPRLVLPRKRGDTREKNYLRNEFRQRLTDGNIVEYVLQAQFRSIEDVAVDCSNIWDPNTYPWLDIAAIVLNQDESENDYYQEIAYNPGNTHYDLKLPNSYSVDDFASLGVSGALVHYFGSIVRAERTQYLYGSKDDLPGKPVYFPLPVTEIPSKRFLFLLEKYNFLTDNSYPSDGEHDKIEALVSAMPTTALDLAVGTTDPTDIPDSYFLERRLNGYNPGAIRESSGQEGWTHELTHNLAKYDIKPGLHFPDFVQCRLFVDKQNGVKLHSIKIDDHEITPCQEQWQYAKRTYLQAEFLSQELKLHLARCHFNIEQYVMAIKRRLAPTHPVRAFINPHLEGLIFINSSAVPKIIGSTGFIPIASMLTQGSIVDVMKNELSKLSYMWNPIADLPRDIPGDLFTPAATAYWELLNNYVEQGLLQPFEDELRTEVNAIQVDELFAELKERSLYSGDQPPKYDSSELKSLLMYIIYHSSFLHSWANFKQYDDAGNPNHVSMGDYSQYDQQTQDKIRFSQRSLTWVLSSIRYNSVAVYGSDLLKQLIREKSSILEPGLPLEDLMMSINI from the coding sequence ATGGATTTGAATACTTACTTGAAGTTGTTAAATTTATTGGATTCAGAATCTCAAAAAATCATGCTTGAGTTGCAAGCCATGTTCTCTGCTGCTGGTCTTGCACTAAGAGGCCGTGGAACGCATACCGACGGAATTATAGTCAAAGGGAACTTAACCGTATTGCATAGCAGTGATGTCCCCTCTCATTCGCTATTCACCCCAGGTAAAAAATATGATGTCATTTTTCGTCATGCAAATATTGTGGGTGGTGCAAAAGATGATGCTCTTATAAACGGTCGTGGTTCAGCTATTAGAATTGGAAATATCGGTGATGACCTAAGTAAGCCACGACTACTGGATCTTGTACTCAATACTGGTGAAGTTTTCGGACTCCCAACAGCCCGATTGTATCATCAATTTTTTGGTTCAGATTTTCATCAAAAAAGTGATATGCTTGCCAGTGGCAGTTTAAGAAGGTATGCAGTGGAGGCAGCCTTACGCAATCCAGATTCGTTTACTGAATTGTACTACCACACACAGCTTTGTTATGAATGGGTGGATTCCAAAAAGAAATCCCGTTACGCCCGCTTTCGCCTTTTAAATCCTAATCAAAGCACAGAAGGCGGTTTATTAGATGACAGTGTTGAAATAGGCCCTAGACTGGTATTACCCAGAAAACGGGGCGATACTCGCGAAAAAAATTATCTAAGAAATGAGTTTCGCCAACGATTGACTGACGGAAACATTGTGGAGTACGTCTTGCAAGCCCAATTCAGATCGATTGAGGATGTGGCTGTAGATTGCAGTAATATATGGGATCCAAACACCTACCCTTGGCTCGATATAGCAGCCATAGTGCTTAATCAAGATGAATCTGAAAATGATTATTATCAAGAAATTGCCTACAATCCGGGCAATACTCATTATGATTTAAAACTTCCAAATTCATATAGTGTAGATGATTTTGCATCACTGGGAGTGTCTGGTGCCTTAGTTCATTATTTTGGCTCCATTGTTCGTGCTGAACGCACTCAGTATTTGTATGGAAGTAAGGATGATTTGCCTGGAAAACCAGTTTATTTCCCTCTCCCAGTGACTGAAATTCCTTCTAAAAGATTCCTTTTTCTATTAGAGAAATATAATTTTCTTACAGATAATTCATACCCTTCAGACGGTGAACACGACAAGATTGAAGCACTTGTATCAGCCATGCCTACTACAGCTTTGGATTTGGCAGTTGGCACTACTGATCCCACCGATATCCCTGACAGCTACTTTTTAGAACGTCGGCTCAATGGGTACAATCCAGGTGCAATTCGCGAATCTTCTGGTCAAGAAGGCTGGACACATGAGCTTACTCACAATCTGGCAAAATATGACATCAAGCCAGGCTTGCACTTTCCTGATTTTGTTCAATGTCGGCTTTTTGTTGATAAACAAAATGGTGTCAAGCTGCATTCAATAAAAATAGATGATCATGAAATTACGCCATGCCAAGAACAATGGCAATATGCTAAACGTACTTACCTGCAAGCCGAATTCCTTTCACAAGAGCTGAAACTTCATTTAGCCCGTTGTCACTTCAACATTGAACAATATGTTATGGCTATAAAAAGAAGGCTCGCTCCCACTCATCCTGTGCGGGCGTTTATTAATCCTCATCTTGAGGGGCTGATATTTATCAACTCATCAGCTGTTCCAAAGATTATCGGTTCAACAGGTTTCATCCCTATCGCCTCCATGCTAACGCAGGGATCTATTGTTGATGTAATGAAAAATGAATTAAGTAAACTGAGTTATATGTGGAATCCAATCGCTGATTTGCCACGTGATATTCCCGGAGACCTTTTTACACCTGCGGCAACAGCCTATTGGGAACTACTTAACAATTATGTTGAACAGGGTTTACTACAACCATTTGAAGATGAACTTCGCACCGAAGTAAATGCGATTCAGGTTGACGAACTTTTTGCTGAATTAAAAGAACGAAGTCTTTACTCCGGAGACCAACCACCCAAATACGATTCATCAGAGCTTAAAAGTCTGTTAATGTACATCATTTACCATTCAAGTTTCCTGCACTCATGGGCTAACTTTAAACAATATGATGATGCTGGAAATCCTAATCATGTATCAATGGGAGATTATAGTCAATACGACCAACAGACACAGGACAAAATACGCTTCTCTCAACGATCTTTAACATGGGTACTTTCATCAATTCGATACAACTCAGTTGCAGTATATGGATCGGATTTACTCAAACAGCTCATTCGGGAAAAATCATCAATATTGGAACCAGGACTTCCATTAGAGGATCTCATGATGAGTATCAACATTTAG
- a CDS encoding pentapeptide repeat-containing protein — protein MDVEEFLSRLDAGENNFSGVDLSGAILSEVDLSGINLSGANLSGADLKSTILSNTDWINLKEALATIREIQDESNRAHALIALADKLPPDLLSEALTSAREIQDEYLCADALIALARKLPPDLLSEALATAREIQDEYFRTSTLIELAEKLPSVLSEALAAAREIQDEYFRASTLIALAEKLPSVLSEALAAAREIQDEYFRADALRELAQKLPPDLLSEALAAVREIQPEYLRADALIALVEKLPSVLSEALAAIREIQDEYLHADALRELVQKLPPDLLGEVLAAATEIRGGYPHTNPLRELAEKLPPDLLSEALAAAREIQDESNRAHALRELAEKLPPDLLSEALTATREIQSEYHRASTLRALAQKLPPDLLSEALAAAREIQDESNRASTLRELAEKLPSVLPEALAAVRKIRHKSNRAYGLIALAEKLPSVLPEALAAATEIEPEYHRASTLRELAEKLPPDLLSEALTAISEIQPKSNRADALIALAEKLPPDLLSEALAAIREIQDESNRAHALIALAEKLPPDLLSEALAAIREIQDESNRAHALIALAQKLPPDLLSEALAATREIQSKSNRVHALIALAQKLPSVLPEALAAATEIQDESNRASTLRELAEKLPPDLLSEALAAIREIQPKSNRVHALIALAQKLPSVLPEALAAIREIHHEYHRDNALRELAEKLPPNLLSEALAVIREIHYESNRTNALIALAKKLPSVLPEALAAVRKIRDKSNRIYALRELADKLPSVLPEALATAREIHDESYRADALKELAEKLPPDLLSEALTAIREIHDESYRADALIALAEKLPSVLPEALAAATVIRPESYRADALRDLAQKLPPDLLSEALAAIREIQSESNRAHALIALAEKMSLHNPSLSNVSANCVNLNHSTLTEAKLNQSDLRYGNLKGANLNKANLSRAFLNHADLSNTMLAQSNLSGTNLRNANLRNANLIGSNLQDANLSGANVEKARFGNNQGISKQIKEDLIQRGAIFVGEPPTEDWG, from the coding sequence ATGGATGTTGAAGAGTTTTTGAGTCGTTTAGATGCAGGTGAAAATAATTTTTCAGGTGTCGATCTTAGTGGGGCAATCCTAAGCGAAGTTGACTTATCTGGCATTAATCTGAGTGGTGCTAATTTGAGTGGTGCTGATTTAAAAAGCACCATTCTGAGCAACACAGACTGGATTAATTTAAAAGAAGCACTCGCCACCATCAGGGAAATTCAGGATGAGTCAAATCGCGCCCATGCCCTGATTGCCTTAGCAGATAAACTGCCACCTGATTTGTTAAGTGAAGCACTCACCTCTGCCAGGGAAATTCAGGATGAGTATCTTTGCGCTGATGCCCTGATTGCCTTAGCACGGAAACTGCCACCTGATTTGTTAAGTGAAGCACTCGCCACCGCCAGGGAAATTCAGGATGAATATTTTCGCACCTCTACCCTGATAGAGTTAGCAGAGAAACTGCCTTCTGTGTTAAGTGAAGCACTCGCCGCCGCCAGGGAAATTCAGGATGAGTATTTTCGCGCCTCCACCCTAATAGCGTTAGCAGAGAAACTACCTTCTGTGTTAAGTGAAGCACTCGCCGCCGCCAGAGAAATTCAGGATGAGTATTTTCGCGCCGATGCCCTGAGAGAGTTAGCACAGAAACTGCCACCTGATTTGTTAAGTGAAGCACTCGCCGCAGTCAGGGAAATTCAGCCTGAGTATCTTCGCGCCGATGCCCTGATTGCCTTAGTGGAGAAACTGCCTTCTGTCTTAAGTGAAGCACTGGCTGCCATCAGGGAAATTCAGGATGAGTATCTTCATGCCGATGCCCTGAGAGAGTTAGTACAGAAACTGCCACCTGATTTGTTAGGTGAAGTACTCGCCGCCGCCACGGAAATTCGGGGTGGGTATCCTCACACCAATCCCCTGAGAGAGTTAGCAGAGAAACTGCCACCTGATTTGTTAAGTGAAGCACTCGCCGCCGCCAGGGAAATTCAGGATGAGTCCAATCGCGCCCATGCCCTGAGAGAGTTAGCAGAGAAACTGCCACCTGATTTGTTAAGTGAAGCACTCACTGCCACCAGGGAAATTCAGTCTGAGTATCATCGCGCCTCTACCCTGAGAGCCTTAGCACAGAAACTGCCACCTGATTTGTTAAGTGAAGCACTCGCCGCCGCCAGGGAAATTCAGGATGAGTCAAATCGCGCCTCTACCCTGAGAGAGTTAGCAGAGAAACTGCCTTCTGTGTTACCAGAAGCACTCGCCGCCGTCAGGAAAATTCGGCATAAGTCAAATCGCGCCTATGGACTGATTGCCTTAGCAGAGAAACTGCCTTCTGTGTTACCAGAAGCACTCGCCGCCGCCACGGAAATTGAGCCTGAGTATCATCGCGCCTCTACCCTGAGAGAGTTAGCAGAGAAACTGCCACCTGATTTGTTAAGTGAAGCACTCACCGCTATCAGCGAAATTCAACCTAAGTCAAATCGCGCCGATGCCCTGATTGCATTAGCAGAGAAACTGCCACCTGATTTGTTAAGTGAAGCACTCGCCGCTATCAGGGAAATTCAGGATGAGTCCAATCGCGCCCATGCCCTAATTGCCTTAGCAGAGAAACTGCCACCTGATTTGTTAAGTGAAGCACTCGCCGCTATCAGGGAAATTCAGGATGAGTCCAATCGCGCCCATGCCCTGATTGCCTTAGCACAGAAACTGCCACCTGATTTGTTAAGTGAAGCACTCGCCGCCACCAGGGAAATTCAATCTAAGTCAAATCGCGTCCATGCCCTGATTGCCTTAGCACAGAAACTGCCTTCTGTGTTACCAGAAGCACTCGCCGCCGCCACAGAAATTCAGGATGAGTCAAATCGCGCCTCTACCCTGAGAGAGTTAGCAGAGAAACTGCCACCTGATTTGTTAAGTGAAGCACTCGCCGCCATCAGGGAAATTCAACCTAAGTCAAATCGCGTCCATGCCCTGATTGCCTTAGCACAGAAACTGCCTTCTGTGTTACCAGAAGCACTCGCCGCCATCAGGGAAATTCATCATGAGTATCATCGTGACAATGCCCTGAGAGAGTTAGCAGAGAAACTGCCACCTAATTTGTTAAGTGAAGCACTCGCCGTCATCAGGGAAATTCACTATGAGTCAAATCGCACCAATGCCCTGATTGCCTTAGCGAAGAAACTGCCTTCTGTGTTACCAGAAGCACTCGCCGCCGTCAGGAAAATTCGGGATAAGTCAAATCGCATCTATGCCCTGAGAGAGTTAGCAGATAAACTGCCTTCTGTGTTACCAGAAGCACTCGCCACCGCCAGGGAAATTCATGATGAGTCATATCGCGCCGATGCACTGAAAGAGTTAGCAGAGAAACTGCCACCTGATTTGTTAAGTGAAGCACTCACCGCCATCAGGGAAATTCATGATGAGTCATATCGCGCCGATGCCCTGATTGCCTTAGCAGAAAAACTGCCTTCTGTGTTACCAGAAGCACTCGCCGCCGCCACGGTAATTCGCCCTGAGTCATATCGCGCCGATGCACTGAGAGACTTAGCACAGAAACTGCCACCTGATTTGTTAAGTGAAGCACTCGCCGCCATCAGAGAAATTCAGTCTGAGTCAAATCGCGCTCATGCTCTGATTGCCTTAGCGGAGAAAATGTCATTACATAATCCTAGCCTAAGCAATGTTAGTGCAAATTGTGTAAATCTCAATCATTCAACCTTAACTGAAGCCAAGCTCAATCAATCCGACTTGAGGTATGGCAATTTGAAAGGAGCAAATCTGAACAAAGCCAACCTGAGCCGTGCTTTCCTAAACCATGCTGATTTGAGTAATACAATGCTGGCTCAATCCAACCTGAGTGGTACTAACTTGAGAAATGCTAACTTGAGAAATGCCAATCTAATTGGTAGCAACCTTCAGGATGCCAATCTGAGTGGTGCAAATGTAGAAAAAGCCCGATTTGGAAACAATCAAGGAATTTCAAAACAGATAAAAGAAGACCTAATTCAACGAGGTGCAATCTTTGTTGGAGAACCTCCCACTGAAGATTGGGGGTAA
- the vapC gene encoding type II toxin-antitoxin system tRNA(fMet)-specific endonuclease VapC has protein sequence MRYLLDTNVCARYLNGKSPAIRQRLRSTNVKDIAVCSVVKAELFYGAMKSNNPERTLARQQQFLNLFVSLPFDDVTALTYGRIRAALAISGTPIGPNDLQIAAIALVNNLILVTHNTSEFNRVNGLQIEDWEAVA, from the coding sequence GTGAGGTATTTATTAGATACCAATGTTTGCGCTCGTTATCTCAATGGCAAGTCACCAGCAATTAGACAACGTTTACGCTCAACAAATGTAAAAGATATTGCTGTGTGTTCGGTGGTCAAGGCAGAGTTGTTTTACGGCGCAATGAAAAGCAATAATCCCGAAAGGACTTTAGCTCGACAGCAGCAGTTTCTCAACTTGTTTGTATCTCTACCATTTGATGATGTTACAGCCCTAACTTACGGTAGAATCCGTGCAGCATTAGCAATAAGTGGTACTCCAATTGGCCCTAATGATTTACAGATTGCAGCGATCGCACTTGTGAATAATTTAATACTGGTCACTCACAACACATCTGAGTTTAATCGGGTGAATGGGTTACAAATTGAGGATTGGGAAGCAGTAGCTTAA
- a CDS encoding antirestriction protein ArdA → MNLFSNTLIFHSELDAQLVAEQIYNCYLEGNILTVPFQEQRAVDLAISLAGVDLPIVKGASCLLPFPKHERECQDDDAPQIYVACLSAYNNGKLHGMWIDCTQDASDIQEDIEWMLSWSPCRNYEACEEWAIHDFQNWHGIHLDEYESIEKLAELAQTLSEHGTAYAAYYEYDSSEASVEDFQEHYWGEYESEQDFVYDQLEQQGLIKNLEDMGIPSFYLDFEAIARDWFIDSYYSVEESYKKVYVFSRH, encoded by the coding sequence ATGAATTTGTTTTCTAACACTCTAATATTTCACTCAGAACTAGATGCTCAATTAGTTGCTGAACAAATTTACAACTGCTATCTTGAAGGCAACATTTTAACTGTTCCTTTCCAAGAACAAAGAGCAGTAGATTTAGCAATTAGTTTAGCTGGTGTTGACTTACCAATAGTTAAAGGTGCAAGCTGTTTACTTCCTTTTCCAAAGCATGAACGCGAATGTCAAGATGATGATGCACCACAGATTTATGTAGCTTGTCTATCTGCTTACAATAACGGTAAATTGCACGGAATGTGGATTGACTGTACACAAGATGCTTCGGACATTCAAGAAGACATTGAATGGATGTTATCTTGGTCGCCCTGTCGTAATTACGAAGCCTGTGAAGAGTGGGCAATCCATGATTTCCAGAACTGGCATGGTATTCACCTTGATGAATACGAAAGCATAGAAAAACTAGCTGAACTCGCTCAAACATTATCAGAGCATGGCACAGCCTACGCCGCTTATTATGAGTATGACAGTAGTGAGGCCAGTGTAGAAGATTTTCAAGAACATTACTGGGGCGAGTATGAAAGCGAACAAGATTTTGTTTATGACCAACTCGAACAACAGGGATTGATTAAGAACTTAGAAGATATGGGTATTCCTAGCTTCTACCTCGATTTTGAAGCAATAGCCCGTGATTGGTTTATCGACTCCTACTATTCAGTAGAAGAAAGTTATAAGAAAGTCTACGTTTTTAGTCGTCACTAA
- a CDS encoding ParM/StbA family protein: protein MNPLTLAVDPGGSFLKCFYTLESFKPELILMEPEVATVPLESLQAYEQSKVGSSSPENSAWIEYQNNFQAVGFLARKRFNADLQLQRRKFELALPKVLAMVGAIADKHELPNNSSIRLGILLPWGEYQDRALFGELITKALADYKFKEQSKSFVVDAFICLPEGGGILTRGRAPGSSIKDQTIAVIMLGYRDTSILVIERGEMSKGKTEPLGFSKMIESVMAQTSGLNAHQLTAAICKAGRNINPKALEELAVVDAAYKEHELATIRNAVTNGRKEYWMMLSNWLKLQVPRDVDEVIIGGGTAHYFRSQLNNLFSATTVNWCDHLESQITSNFSQVAAKSLQYRLTDVYGLFFYLCGNSMRQKKVQVGTANG from the coding sequence ATGAACCCATTAACGCTGGCAGTAGATCCGGGTGGTTCGTTTCTCAAATGTTTTTACACCTTGGAAAGCTTTAAACCAGAACTGATTTTGATGGAGCCGGAAGTCGCTACAGTCCCTCTAGAAAGTTTACAAGCTTATGAACAAAGTAAAGTGGGTAGCTCTTCCCCTGAGAATAGTGCTTGGATTGAATATCAAAACAACTTCCAAGCTGTCGGCTTTCTAGCGAGGAAGCGCTTTAATGCAGATTTGCAATTGCAACGCCGCAAGTTTGAACTAGCTTTACCTAAAGTCTTGGCGATGGTAGGAGCGATCGCAGATAAACATGAGTTACCAAATAACTCCTCAATCAGATTAGGTATTTTACTTCCGTGGGGTGAGTACCAAGATAGGGCCTTATTTGGGGAGCTAATCACCAAAGCATTAGCTGATTATAAGTTCAAAGAACAGTCCAAATCCTTTGTAGTGGATGCTTTTATCTGCTTACCGGAAGGTGGAGGTATCCTAACTAGAGGTCGCGCCCCTGGTTCTAGTATCAAAGACCAGACCATTGCTGTGATCATGCTGGGATACCGGGATACTTCTATCCTAGTGATTGAACGCGGGGAAATGAGCAAGGGGAAAACAGAACCTTTGGGATTCTCCAAAATGATTGAATCGGTAATGGCGCAAACATCCGGCTTAAATGCCCATCAGTTAACGGCGGCGATTTGCAAAGCTGGGCGAAATATTAATCCTAAAGCCCTAGAAGAATTGGCGGTTGTCGATGCTGCTTACAAAGAACATGAGTTAGCCACAATTAGAAATGCTGTGACTAACGGCAGAAAAGAATACTGGATGATGTTGTCTAATTGGTTAAAGTTGCAAGTTCCCCGCGATGTTGATGAAGTGATTATTGGTGGCGGTACTGCTCACTATTTTCGCTCTCAACTAAATAACTTGTTTTCGGCAACTACAGTTAACTGGTGTGACCATTTGGAATCACAAATCACCAGTAATTTCTCTCAAGTGGCTGCCAAATCCCTGCAATACCGATTAACCGATGTTTATGGATTATTTTTCTACCTGTGTGGTAACAGTATGAGGCAAAAGAAAGTACAGGTAGGTACTGCCAATGGATAA